The Nitrospirota bacterium genomic sequence ACAGAGGGCTCTTCCGTTGACGTGTTCGAAATCGACGGCGCATCCAACAACAGCGTAGACGACGTAAGGGACCTCAGGGAAAGGGTCAAATACGCACCCTCCGGCGGAAAATACAAGGTTTATATCATCGATGAAGTCCATATGCTCTCGGGCTCCGCATTTAATGCACTCCTGAAAACGCTTGAAGAGCCCCCGCCACATGTTATCTTTGTCCTTGCCACGACAGAGATGAAGAAGATTCCAGCAACCGTCCTTTCCCGCTGCCAGCACATGCCGTTCCGGAGGATAGCAACAAGCGTCATCAAGGCGCGGCTTCAGCATATTGCCGATACCGAAAAGATCAGCATTTCCTCTCACGCACTGGGGCTGGTAGCAAAGGCTGCGGATGGCAGCATGAGAGACTCTCTCACGATCCTTGACCAGGTATCCTCATTCTCTGATGAGATCGATGAAGAGCAGGTACAGAACCTGCTCGGACTGACCGACTTCGGCATGCTCGCAAAGGCATCAAAAGCTCTTATTACCGGCAATCGCCCTGACCTCATAGAGATCATAGAGGACCTCACTGAACAGGGCTTTGACTTCAGGGCTTTTGCCAAAGAACTTGCCCAATTCTTCAGGGACCTGCTGATTGCAAGTGTCGTAAAACAGCCGGCAGATGTGCTTGAACTAAGCTCTGAAGAGCTTGCAGCTGTCAGAGAGCTGGTAGCAGCTTCTTCTGAGGATCAGCTCACGCTCATACTCACCGAGGTTATGAAGGCAGAGGCAGATGTCAGAAATTCCTCGCTGCCCAGAATAGCCCTTGAAATGGCGCTCATCAGGGCAAGCTTTTTGAGCAGCCTTAAACCGGTCGGGGAAATCATCAAGAATCTCGACAGCTTAAGCAGAGGATTGCCTGCAGAAGGCGTTATTGATAAACCTGTACACAAACAGCCGGAAACCGCAGCGGCGCTACCGTATACTTCACCAAAACAAAGGCCGGTTGAAACAGTAAAAACAGAACCGCCGGTTGCATTGGCCGCAAAACCGGCAGGTATGCCGGAAGAGGCTGAACCGATCGGAGAAGATATCGACACTGCGCT encodes the following:
- the dnaX gene encoding DNA polymerase III subunit gamma/tau, whose protein sequence is TEGSSVDVFEIDGASNNSVDDVRDLRERVKYAPSGGKYKVYIIDEVHMLSGSAFNALLKTLEEPPPHVIFVLATTEMKKIPATVLSRCQHMPFRRIATSVIKARLQHIADTEKISISSHALGLVAKAADGSMRDSLTILDQVSSFSDEIDEEQVQNLLGLTDFGMLAKASKALITGNRPDLIEIIEDLTEQGFDFRAFAKELAQFFRDLLIASVVKQPADVLELSSEELAAVRELVAASSEDQLTLILTEVMKAEADVRNSSLPRIALEMALIRASFLSSLKPVGEIIKNLDSLSRGLPAEGVIDKPVHKQPETAAALPYTSPKQRPVETVKTEPPVALAAKPAGMPEEAEPIGEDIDTALLPDVAEEETCEEPVADVIVTAAPDQEKEITVIWQELLGSIDAPLASKLEHASIELTGDQVQVTLPSGQGLFMDMIRKNLADIEKILAEHAGRKLSIILSVQKKKVVPKKDLKNIAADEPLIKEALELFDGRIIDVIPIESQTDTNSKNGGVDV